Proteins from a genomic interval of Geodermatophilus obscurus DSM 43160:
- a CDS encoding alpha/beta fold hydrolase: MDAQTDAAGSPGHSRTVDIDGPVHHVDFGGRADGPIVVLVHGLGGSHLNWDLFAPLLTPHARVHALDLPGFGRSEPEQRTANVRDNVVVLDRFVREVTGGPVVLVGNSMGGMVSVLEAQHSPAKVSGLVLVDAALPGPRGRPDPRVAAAFGLYALPGAGQRYLAGRRRRLGARGTVREMLELCGVDPDDVPSSLIDRSVALVDERRDVAGMDRAFLTAARSLLLLLADPRLVRRAMAGVQVPVLLVHGDRDRLVPVSVARDVARRHPDWGYVELSGVGHVPQLQCPGLLAEHVLAWLPSVVPTP, encoded by the coding sequence ATGGACGCCCAGACCGACGCCGCGGGCAGCCCCGGGCACAGCCGCACCGTGGACATCGACGGCCCGGTGCACCACGTCGACTTCGGCGGCCGCGCGGACGGGCCGATCGTCGTCCTGGTGCACGGCCTGGGCGGCTCGCACCTCAACTGGGACCTGTTCGCCCCGCTGCTGACCCCGCACGCCCGGGTGCACGCCCTCGACCTGCCCGGTTTCGGCCGCAGCGAGCCGGAGCAGCGGACGGCGAACGTGCGGGACAACGTGGTGGTGCTCGACCGCTTCGTGCGGGAGGTGACCGGCGGGCCGGTGGTGCTGGTCGGCAACTCGATGGGCGGGATGGTCTCGGTCCTCGAGGCGCAGCACTCGCCGGCGAAGGTGAGCGGGCTGGTGCTGGTCGACGCGGCGCTGCCTGGTCCGCGGGGGCGACCGGACCCCCGGGTCGCGGCGGCGTTCGGGCTCTACGCGCTGCCCGGCGCGGGCCAGCGCTACCTGGCCGGCCGTCGCCGCAGGCTCGGTGCGCGCGGCACGGTCCGGGAGATGCTGGAACTGTGCGGCGTCGACCCCGACGACGTCCCGTCGTCGCTGATCGACCGCTCCGTCGCGCTGGTCGACGAGCGGCGGGACGTCGCGGGCATGGACCGCGCGTTCCTCACCGCGGCGCGCTCGCTGCTCCTGCTGCTGGCCGACCCGCGGCTGGTGCGCCGGGCGATGGCGGGCGTGCAGGTGCCGGTGCTGCTGGTGCACGGCGACCGCGACCGCCTGGTGCCGGTGTCCGTGGCGCGCGACGTCGCGCGCCGGCACCCGGACTGGGGCTACGTCGAGCTGTCCGGCGTCGGGCACGTGCCGCAGCTGCAGTGCCCCGGGCTGCTGGCCGAGCACGTGCTGGCCTGGCTGCCGTCGGTGGTCCCGACGCCGTAG
- a CDS encoding esterase/lipase family protein encodes MTRGDGPALPLYLTEPGRAVADFGLYLAARPLLPRLPQGDGHPVLVLPGFLTDDTSTRVLRATLRRLGYRVHGWRLGRNIGPTGACVAGMRDRIDDLSDRYGRPLSLVGWSLGGIFARDLARRTPDSVRQVVTLGSPIRLNRHSQSRASRAFDRYAHLHVEHRSLPLEPDGSPLPVPTTSIYSHYDGIVHWQTCLETPGERCENIAVMASHLGLGHHPAALWAIADRLAQPEGTWRPFKPPVFLRPAFPRPDVPAPLVEAATAA; translated from the coding sequence GTGACGCGAGGCGACGGACCGGCGCTGCCGCTGTACCTGACCGAACCGGGCCGGGCGGTGGCCGACTTCGGGCTGTACCTGGCGGCACGACCGCTCCTGCCGCGACTGCCGCAGGGCGACGGGCACCCGGTGCTGGTGCTCCCGGGGTTCCTCACCGACGACACGTCGACGAGGGTGCTCCGCGCGACGCTGCGCCGGCTGGGCTACCGCGTCCACGGCTGGCGCCTGGGCCGCAACATCGGCCCCACGGGCGCCTGCGTGGCCGGGATGCGGGACCGGATCGACGACCTCAGCGACCGCTACGGCCGGCCGCTGTCCCTCGTCGGCTGGAGCCTGGGTGGCATCTTCGCCCGCGACCTGGCCCGACGGACGCCGGACTCGGTCCGGCAGGTGGTCACCCTGGGCAGCCCCATCCGGCTCAACCGGCACAGCCAGAGCCGGGCGTCGCGGGCCTTCGACCGGTACGCGCACCTGCACGTCGAGCACCGCTCGCTGCCGCTGGAGCCCGACGGCTCGCCGCTGCCGGTGCCCACCACGTCGATCTACTCGCACTACGACGGCATCGTGCACTGGCAGACCTGTCTGGAGACCCCCGGCGAGCGGTGCGAGAACATCGCCGTGATGGCCAGCCACCTGGGCCTGGGCCACCACCCGGCCGCCCTCTGGGCGATCGCCGACCGGCTCGCCCAGCCGGAGGGCACCTGGCGGCCGTTCAAGCCCCCGGTGTTCCTCCGCCCGGCCTTCCCGCGCCCCGACGTCCCCGCGCCGTTGGTCGAGGCAGCCACCGCGGCCTGA
- a CDS encoding IS5-like element ISGeob7 family transposase (programmed frameshift): protein MIEELVPDGLWQRIASLLPPPKPRRHRYPGRRPIDDRAALAGIMFVLKTGITWNQLPTSLVGCSGVTCWRRLRDWTEAGVWPALHELLLAELRAAGELDLDRCAVDGSHIRALKRGDQVGPSPVDRGRPGSKHHLICDADGIPLAVTLTGGNRNDVTQLIPLVDAVPPIRGRRGRPRRRPRELFADRGYDHDIYRRRLRARGITPRIARRGVAHGSGLGKQRWVVERSFAWLHAFKRLRTRYERRADIHLGLMQLACALICYRRLRSF from the exons GTGATCGAGGAGCTTGTCCCCGACGGGCTGTGGCAGCGGATCGCTTCGCTGCTGCCACCACCGAAGCCCCGCCGCCACCGCTATCCGGGGCGACGGCCGATCGATGACCGCGCCGCACTCGCCGGGATCATGTTCGTGCTCAAGACCGGCATCACCTGGAACCAACTGCCCACGTCGCTGGTCGGCTGCTCCGGGGTGACCTGCTGGCGGCGGCTGCGCGACTGGACCGAAGCCGGCGTGTGGCCGGCGCTGCACGAGCTGCTGCTCGCCGAGCTGCGCGCGGCCGGCGAGTTGGACCTGGACCGCTGCGCGGTCGACGGCTCCCACATCCGGGCACTCA AAAGGGGGGACCAGGTCGGCCCCTCACCGGTCGACCGCGGACGCCCCGGCTCCAAGCACCACCTGATCTGCGACGCCGACGGCATCCCGCTGGCCGTCACGCTGACCGGCGGCAACCGCAACGACGTCACCCAGCTCATCCCGCTGGTCGACGCGGTGCCGCCGATTAGGGGTCGGCGCGGTCGGCCGCGTCGTCGACCGCGCGAGCTGTTCGCCGACCGCGGCTACGACCACGACATCTACCGTCGCCGGCTGCGCGCTCGCGGCATCACTCCGCGGATCGCCCGCCGCGGCGTCGCCCACGGCTCGGGTCTGGGCAAGCAGCGCTGGGTGGTCGAACGAAGCTTCGCCTGGCTGCACGCGTTCAAGCGGCTACGCACCCGGTATGAACGCCGCGCCGACATCCACCTCGGGCTGATGCAACTGGCCTGCGCCTTGATCTGCTACCGCCGGCTTCGGTCGTTCTGA